In a genomic window of Gadus macrocephalus chromosome 9, ASM3116895v1:
- the hsd17b12a gene encoding very-long-chain 3-oxoacyl-CoA reductase-A has translation MQSPNNVEDVLRRAETPLMWVGAFTVASLALWLLYRLLSGIRIWVLGNGGLLSPKLGKWAVVTGATDGIGKSYAEELARRGFSMMLISRSQDKLDDVAKSLEHQFKVETRTIAVDFGRSDIYEKIDAGLAGLEIGVLVNNVGVSYSYPEYYLHIPDLDNFITYMINVNITSVCQMTRLVLPRMAERSTGVILNISSASGMYPVPLLTVYSASKAFVDFFSRGLQEEYRRQGIIIQSVLPFFVVTKMTRIKKPTFDKPTPERYVAAELSTVGLQSQTNGYFPHAVMGWITTKVVPINIVIFLGAAMNRVQRTGYLNRRRLREQKNGASLKSD, from the exons ATGCAGTCGCCTAATAACGTGGAGGACGTGCTGCGACGGGCCGAGACGCCGCTGATGTGGGTCGGCGCGTTCACCGTGGCCTCCTTGGCTCTGTGGCTGCTCTACAGACTCCTCTCTGGGATCCGGATTTGGGTTTTGGGAAATGGAGGGCTGCTTTCTCCTAAGCTTGGCAAATGGGCAG TGGTGACGGGGGCTACCGATGGCATTGGAAAGTCCTACGCTGAAGAG CTGGCCCGGCGAGGTTTCTCCATGATGCTGATCAGTCGCTCGCAGGACAAGCTGGACGACGTGGCGAAGTCCCTCG AGCATCAATTTAAAGTGGAGACCAGGACTATTGCAGTGGATTTTGGCCGGTCAGACATTTATGAGAAGATCGACGCAGGGCTAGCTGGACTGGAGATTGGTGTACTCG TCAACAATGTCGGAGTGTCCTATTCATACCCTGAGTATTATCTTCACATACCTGATCTGGACAAT TTCATCACGTACATGATCAACGTCAATATAACCTCAGTGTGCCAG ATGACGCGCCTCGTGCTTCCCAGAATGGCTGAAAG GTCCACAGGTGTCATTCTGAACATCTCCTCGGCCAGTGGCATGTACCCGGTGCCTCTGCTCACGGTGTATTCTGCCTCCAAG GCCTTTGTGGACTTCTTTTCTCGGGGTCTCCAGGAAGAGTACAGACGCCAGGGCATCATCATCCAG AGTGTGCTTCCCTTCTTTGTGGTCACCAAGATGACTCGCATCAAGAAGCCCACCTTCGACAAGCCCACGCCCGAGCGCTACGTGGCTGCGGAGCTCAGCACCGTGGGCCTGCAGAGCCAGACCAACGGGTACTTCCCCCACGCCGTCATG GGTTGGATCACAACGAAGGTGGTGCCCATCAACATTGTGATCTTCCTGGGAGCCGCGATGAACAGGGTGCAGCGCACCGGATACCTGAACCGGAGGCGGTTGAGGGAGCAGAAGAACGGAGCAAGCCTGAAGAGTGACTAG